The proteins below come from a single Terriglobales bacterium genomic window:
- a CDS encoding glycine cleavage system protein H, with protein sequence MVVLLVIATFAILLLIDYLRSPQPVLALQPRPAVPPAPEVAVPRTRPALVNGFFLPENLRYHPGHAWALSEGPQLVRVGLDDFAARLTGKLDRLTLPQRGQWLRQGEKTWTLHRDGAAVDMVSPIEGEVTDVNPALLLDPDLARRDPYGEGWLLTVKAPDARTSFRNLLGGSLARFWMEDSARRLQRHVPEALGAVAQDGGVALADLTTHMPDAQWTRLAREFFLS encoded by the coding sequence ATGGTTGTGCTACTCGTCATCGCCACGTTCGCAATCTTGTTGCTCATCGACTACCTGCGCAGCCCTCAACCGGTTCTCGCGCTGCAGCCGCGCCCAGCCGTTCCGCCCGCGCCGGAAGTTGCGGTGCCCCGTACGCGGCCGGCGCTGGTGAATGGTTTCTTTTTGCCGGAGAATCTCCGCTACCACCCCGGTCACGCCTGGGCGCTGAGCGAAGGCCCGCAACTGGTGCGCGTCGGCCTCGACGACTTCGCCGCGCGCCTCACCGGTAAGCTCGACCGCCTCACGCTCCCGCAGCGCGGCCAGTGGCTCCGCCAGGGCGAGAAAACCTGGACCCTGCACCGCGACGGTGCCGCCGTCGACATGGTTTCCCCCATCGAAGGCGAGGTCACCGACGTCAACCCGGCCCTTCTCCTCGATCCCGATCTGGCGCGGCGCGATCCCTACGGTGAAGGCTGGCTGCTCACCGTGAAGGCGCCCGATGCCAGGACCAGCTTCCGCAATCTGTTGGGCGGTTCGCTCGCCCGCTTCTGGATGGAGGATTCGGCCCGGCGCCTGCAGCGGCATGTGCCCGAGGCCCTGGGTGCTGTCGCACAGGACGGCGGCGTAGCTCTGGCCGACCTGACCACCCACATGCCCGATGCCCAATGGACCAGGCTGGCTCGCGAGTTCTTCCTCTCCTGA
- the lhgO gene encoding L-2-hydroxyglutarate oxidase: MHDVLIIGGGIVGLATALEVTRRQPAQPVLVLEKEPRLAAHQSGRNSGVIHSGIYYRPGSLKARLCVEGAAAMVAFCREHGIPHRVCGKLVVATDSQEAAALGALFRRGNENGVPGLELVGPERIRALEPHCAGVAALYVPGAAITDYAAVTEKYAELVRASGSEVRTGARVHAIRRHSGRTIVETTAGEFTAHRLINCAGLHSDRVARLAGADPGVIIVPFRGEYYQLVPEKRALVRGLIYPMPDPKYPFLGVHLTSHLDGRVTAGPNAVLALKREGYRKTDIDPADTLSLLSSAAFWLMCARYWPGGLDQMYRSWSKRAFTRKLQRLLPEVQESDLVPDKTGVRAQAVDRDGKLVDDFRIVRDQTIIHVLNVPSPAATASLAIGKVIAQMLDEMA; this comes from the coding sequence GTGCACGACGTTCTGATCATCGGCGGCGGAATCGTCGGTCTCGCCACCGCTCTCGAAGTCACCCGCCGCCAACCCGCGCAGCCCGTCCTCGTCCTGGAGAAAGAGCCGCGCCTGGCCGCTCACCAGAGCGGCCGCAACAGCGGCGTCATCCACTCCGGCATCTACTACCGCCCCGGCTCGCTCAAAGCCAGGCTCTGTGTGGAAGGCGCGGCCGCCATGGTCGCCTTCTGCCGCGAGCACGGCATTCCCCATCGGGTCTGCGGCAAGCTCGTGGTCGCCACCGATTCCCAAGAAGCCGCCGCGCTCGGCGCCCTCTTTCGCCGCGGCAACGAAAACGGCGTGCCCGGCCTCGAGCTGGTCGGTCCTGAGCGCATCCGCGCCCTGGAGCCGCACTGTGCCGGAGTGGCAGCGCTCTACGTGCCCGGCGCCGCCATCACCGACTATGCAGCCGTCACGGAAAAATACGCCGAACTCGTCCGAGCCTCTGGCAGCGAAGTGCGCACCGGCGCGCGGGTCCATGCCATCCGCCGGCACAGCGGTCGGACCATCGTCGAAACCACCGCCGGCGAGTTCACCGCCCACCGGCTGATCAACTGCGCCGGCCTGCATTCCGACCGGGTGGCTCGCCTCGCCGGCGCCGACCCCGGCGTCATCATCGTGCCCTTCCGCGGCGAGTACTACCAACTGGTGCCGGAAAAGCGTGCCTTGGTCCGCGGACTCATCTATCCCATGCCCGACCCCAAGTACCCGTTTCTCGGAGTCCACCTCACCAGCCATCTCGACGGCCGCGTCACCGCTGGACCCAACGCTGTGCTGGCCCTTAAGCGCGAGGGTTATCGCAAGACCGATATCGATCCGGCCGACACCCTCTCACTCCTCAGCAGCGCAGCCTTCTGGCTGATGTGCGCGCGCTATTGGCCCGGCGGCCTCGACCAGATGTATCGCTCCTGGAGCAAGCGCGCCTTTACCCGCAAGCTGCAGCGGCTGCTGCCCGAGGTTCAGGAATCGGATCTCGTGCCGGACAAGACCGGTGTGCGCGCCCAGGCCGTGGACCGTGACGGGAAACTCGTGGACGATTTCCGTATCGTCCGCGACCAGACCATCATCCACGTCCTCAACGTCCCCTCGCCCGCCGCTACGGCATCGCTAGCCATAGGCAAAGTCATCGCGCAGATGCTGGACGAGATGGCCTGA